In Aliiglaciecola sp. LCG003, a genomic segment contains:
- the nirB gene encoding nitrite reductase large subunit NirB, with amino-acid sequence MTSQAGNKIVVVGNGMVGHHFAEQLRSIDGEVHIVVLSAEPRLAYDRVHLSEFFSGKTAQQLALTDESNYRKLNIEFHLNAKVTQINKTNRYVITETGLQFDYDKLVLATGSYPFVPPIPGFDQEHCLVYRTIEDLHAIQNSAATSKTGVVVGGGLLGLEAANALREAGLQTHVVEFAPQLMGVQIDARAGEILKQKIESLGVDVHVQKATQNIVAGQTHRYRMNFADGGHLETDMILFSAGIRPHDSLAKEFELAVGERGGIVIDNQCQTSDPDIYAIGECALWNNFIYGLVAPGYTMARAAASHITGGADSFNGADMSTKLKLMGVDVGSIGDAHAKTSGAQTYVYENQPLGIYKKIVVEPQSKKLVGAVLIGDNSAYDTLLQYALNGIELPEFPEQLILPNISSAAPTLGSDALPDNATICSCHNVTKGDIIDSIDSGVVDFSAIKTCTKASTGCGGCAALLKNVFDTELLKRGVEVSKDICEHFAFSRQDLFNIIKIEKIKTFQQLLTKHGNGGGCEVCKPAVGSILASVWNDFILQPDHIGLQDTNDTYLGNMQKDGTYSIIPRIAGGEITPAKLITLGQVAQKYNLYTKITGGQRVDLFGARVDQLPAIWQELIDVGFETGHAYAKSLRTVKSCVGSTWCRFGVQDSVQQAIDIENRYKGLRAPHKIKMAVSGCTRECAEAQSKDVGIIATDNGWNLYVCGNGGMKPRHADLFATDLDTPTLLKYIDRFLMFYIRTADRLQRTSVWMDNLEGGLDYLKQVVIEDALGLNQELEVQMQHIVDSYQCEWKTAIESEDSKRRFKQFVNSNGIDSNIEFVETRDQIRPATFAEKRERQLQGFQPIETPVIALDKA; translated from the coding sequence ATGACTAGTCAAGCTGGTAATAAAATTGTAGTCGTTGGCAATGGTATGGTTGGACATCATTTTGCTGAGCAACTGAGAAGTATTGATGGTGAAGTGCATATTGTGGTTTTATCTGCAGAGCCAAGGCTGGCATATGATCGTGTTCACCTGTCTGAGTTTTTTAGTGGTAAAACTGCGCAACAACTAGCATTAACTGATGAGTCGAATTATCGGAAACTGAATATAGAATTTCATCTTAATGCCAAAGTGACCCAAATTAATAAAACCAATCGTTATGTGATCACCGAGACGGGTTTGCAATTTGATTATGACAAGTTGGTGCTGGCCACCGGATCCTACCCGTTTGTACCACCGATTCCTGGCTTCGACCAAGAACATTGTTTGGTTTACCGCACTATTGAAGATTTACACGCAATTCAAAACTCGGCAGCAACGAGTAAAACTGGCGTAGTAGTTGGTGGAGGATTATTAGGTTTAGAAGCGGCCAATGCGCTACGAGAAGCAGGGTTACAAACCCATGTGGTTGAATTTGCGCCACAGTTGATGGGGGTTCAAATTGACGCTCGTGCAGGTGAGATTTTAAAGCAAAAAATTGAGTCTTTAGGAGTTGATGTCCATGTGCAAAAAGCTACACAGAATATTGTTGCAGGGCAAACACATCGTTATCGGATGAACTTTGCCGATGGTGGTCATCTAGAAACTGACATGATCCTATTTTCTGCTGGTATCCGTCCACACGATAGCCTAGCTAAAGAGTTTGAGTTAGCTGTAGGCGAACGCGGTGGCATTGTTATCGATAACCAGTGCCAAACATCTGATCCTGATATTTATGCCATCGGTGAGTGTGCTCTGTGGAATAATTTTATTTATGGTCTTGTGGCCCCAGGTTACACCATGGCTAGAGCTGCTGCATCTCACATAACGGGTGGCGCAGATAGTTTTAATGGTGCTGATATGAGCACAAAATTAAAACTTATGGGCGTAGATGTAGGCTCAATTGGGGATGCACACGCTAAAACAAGTGGTGCACAAACTTACGTGTATGAAAATCAGCCATTAGGCATTTACAAAAAGATAGTGGTAGAGCCGCAGAGCAAAAAATTGGTTGGAGCGGTATTAATTGGTGACAACAGCGCCTATGACACGTTACTGCAATATGCATTGAATGGCATAGAGTTGCCTGAGTTTCCTGAGCAATTAATCTTACCTAACATTTCGTCAGCCGCGCCTACTTTAGGTAGTGATGCACTGCCAGATAACGCCACTATATGCTCATGTCACAATGTTACCAAAGGCGACATCATTGACTCTATAGATTCCGGCGTGGTTGATTTCAGTGCTATTAAAACCTGCACTAAAGCCAGCACTGGCTGTGGAGGCTGTGCAGCTTTACTTAAAAATGTGTTTGATACTGAGTTGCTTAAACGTGGTGTTGAGGTAAGTAAAGATATTTGCGAACACTTTGCTTTTTCTCGCCAAGATCTATTCAACATCATTAAAATTGAAAAAATTAAAACTTTCCAACAATTACTTACCAAGCATGGAAATGGCGGTGGTTGCGAAGTTTGTAAACCAGCCGTTGGCTCAATATTAGCTTCGGTCTGGAACGACTTCATTCTGCAACCCGACCATATTGGTTTACAAGACACTAATGACACCTACTTGGGGAATATGCAAAAAGATGGCACTTACTCAATTATTCCTCGGATCGCGGGGGGAGAAATTACCCCCGCAAAGCTCATTACACTTGGGCAGGTTGCGCAAAAATATAATTTGTATACCAAGATAACCGGCGGTCAACGGGTGGATTTATTCGGTGCTAGGGTCGATCAACTGCCGGCAATTTGGCAAGAGCTTATAGATGTTGGCTTTGAAACAGGGCATGCCTATGCCAAATCGTTACGCACAGTAAAATCGTGCGTTGGTAGCACTTGGTGCCGATTTGGTGTTCAGGACAGTGTTCAACAGGCGATCGATATAGAAAACCGTTACAAAGGGCTACGAGCACCTCATAAAATCAAAATGGCAGTTTCTGGCTGTACTCGCGAATGCGCAGAAGCGCAAAGTAAAGACGTTGGTATTATCGCCACTGACAATGGTTGGAACCTTTATGTGTGCGGCAATGGCGGCATGAAACCCCGTCATGCAGACTTGTTCGCCACAGATTTAGATACCCCAACCTTACTCAAATACATCGACAGATTCTTAATGTTTTATATCCGCACAGCTGACCGACTGCAGCGTACATCTGTTTGGATGGATAATCTTGAGGGTGGATTGGATTATCTAAAACAAGTCGTCATAGAAGATGCTCTGGGACTTAACCAAGAACTCGAAGTGCAAATGCAACATATAGTAGACAGCTATCAATGTGAGTGGAAAACCGCTATTGAAAGTGAGGATTCCAAGCGACGCTTTAAGCAATTTGTAAATAGCAATGGCATTGATTCGAATATTGAGTTTGTAGAAACTCGAGATCAAATTAGACCAGCCACCTTTGCAGAAAAACGCGAACGACAACTTCAGGGTTTTCAACCCATCGAAACTCCCGTAATAGCATTGGATAAAGCATAG
- the nirD gene encoding nitrite reductase small subunit NirD produces MNQQWNKICSTDDLVSNSGVCALIEGRQVAIFQLDQIDNNKIVATSNWDPIGQANVMYRGLLGSTKGTDYIASPLYKQRYNLDNGACIDDPLQSLKIHQVKVEQHEVFVKLAR; encoded by the coding sequence ATGAACCAGCAGTGGAATAAAATTTGTAGTACTGATGATTTGGTTTCTAATTCAGGTGTGTGCGCTTTAATCGAAGGACGGCAAGTGGCCATTTTCCAATTAGACCAAATAGATAACAACAAGATAGTCGCAACCAGTAACTGGGATCCAATCGGTCAGGCCAATGTCATGTATAGAGGCTTATTAGGCAGCACTAAAGGCACAGATTACATTGCATCACCTTTATATAAACAGCGATACAATTTGGATAACGGTGCATGTATCGACGACCCATTACAAAGTCTCAAAATCCATCAAGTTAAAGTTGAGCAGCATGAAGTGTTCGTAAAGTTGGCTCGGTAG
- a CDS encoding nitrate reductase, with amino-acid sequence MLSNKLVSKSSPSCVESTCPYCGVGCGVEIELGQTAIGGTSDLVEISAVRGMPSHPANYGKLCVKGSHLLETNGIDGRMLVPQVDGEDCSWEHATAKVASVISQSILQHGADSVAFYVSGQLLTEDYYVANKLMKGFIGSANIDTNSRLCMSSAVASYQRAFGADAVPCSYDDLELTDLLVFIGSNAAWTHPVLFQRIERARQKRPEMQIIFIDPRKTASCEIADLHLPIKPGSDVALFNGLLTYLHQHAAVDFEYINQHTENFTATLDAAADMSVQTVAAICEIEQSLILAFYRSFAKSNSAVSFYSMGVNQSSSGVDKGNAIINCHLASGKIGKPGSGPFSITGQPNAMGGREVGGLANMLAAHMELTNPEHREWVQQFWQSPHIPHQVGYKAVDMFDQVALGNIKVIWIMATNPVVSMPNRTKIEAALRKCENVIVSDCVNDNDTLRFANIRLPASGWSEKNGTVTNSERRISRQRGVLAPPGEAKHDWQIIIDVAHALGFGEHFNYLHPVDIFQEHARLSGHHNNGKRCFDISGMADISQKKYDQLKPIQWPVNQASPTGTKRLFTNNSFYTSNHKARFIAIKDKLPELQPNHEYPFMLNSGRLRDQWHSMTRTGKSTALLAHADQAKLQISQKDALELKLSNDQLVAVCSEINLEKPVVLPIQIVTGLGENQLFVPIHWGETWGSSCSVSRLFGDTVDPISGQPELKYSRVNLLNVTITEYCELISMNPIDSAKLQEYDYWSVKNVDDLFCYSICLFNGEFDLTALQALTDDEHRWLTFNQDDMRSAIGWQQQQISAALYVSKAAINIVHAAYSNIFKNPQKELLEVADILRNNMDASTVTGNKICSCFDVTQGQICEAIQSGLNSVEQLGKHLKCGTNCGSCKPELKQLIELYSIQATECAATNEELEVLHIEPSRIAIKEIK; translated from the coding sequence GTGTTGTCAAATAAACTAGTTTCAAAATCATCGCCAAGCTGCGTGGAAAGTACATGCCCTTATTGTGGAGTGGGTTGCGGCGTTGAAATCGAACTTGGACAAACTGCTATAGGAGGAACGTCTGATCTTGTGGAGATTTCCGCAGTCAGAGGTATGCCTAGCCATCCAGCGAATTACGGAAAACTTTGTGTGAAAGGTAGCCATTTATTGGAAACCAATGGCATAGACGGGCGCATGCTGGTGCCCCAAGTTGATGGTGAAGATTGCAGTTGGGAGCACGCGACTGCAAAGGTCGCTTCGGTAATTAGTCAGTCTATTTTGCAACATGGAGCTGATTCTGTGGCTTTTTATGTTTCAGGCCAACTACTTACCGAAGACTATTATGTAGCCAATAAACTGATGAAAGGCTTTATTGGTAGCGCTAATATCGATACCAATTCCCGTTTATGTATGAGCTCAGCCGTAGCATCCTACCAACGGGCCTTTGGTGCAGATGCAGTGCCTTGCAGTTATGATGATTTAGAGCTTACTGATTTACTGGTATTTATAGGCTCAAATGCCGCTTGGACCCATCCTGTTTTGTTTCAACGAATCGAACGGGCCCGTCAAAAACGGCCAGAAATGCAGATTATATTTATTGACCCACGTAAAACAGCAAGTTGCGAAATTGCTGATTTGCACTTACCAATCAAACCTGGTTCAGACGTCGCTTTATTTAATGGTTTATTAACCTATTTGCATCAGCATGCTGCCGTGGATTTTGAATATATAAACCAACACACCGAAAACTTTACTGCGACCCTAGATGCTGCTGCAGATATGTCAGTGCAAACAGTAGCCGCTATTTGTGAAATTGAACAATCACTCATTTTGGCCTTTTATCGAAGCTTTGCTAAAAGCAACTCGGCAGTGAGTTTTTATTCAATGGGAGTGAATCAGTCCAGTAGCGGAGTGGATAAAGGAAATGCCATTATTAACTGCCATTTAGCCAGTGGCAAAATAGGTAAGCCCGGTAGTGGTCCGTTTTCTATTACGGGGCAACCAAACGCAATGGGCGGAAGAGAGGTGGGCGGTTTAGCAAACATGTTAGCGGCCCACATGGAGTTGACCAACCCTGAGCATCGAGAATGGGTGCAACAGTTTTGGCAATCGCCACATATTCCTCATCAGGTTGGCTACAAAGCTGTAGATATGTTTGACCAGGTGGCATTGGGCAACATCAAAGTCATTTGGATCATGGCCACCAACCCTGTGGTTAGTATGCCTAATCGAACAAAAATTGAGGCTGCGTTACGTAAATGCGAGAACGTTATCGTTTCTGACTGTGTGAATGACAATGACACTTTACGCTTTGCAAATATCCGTTTGCCCGCCAGTGGCTGGTCAGAAAAAAATGGCACTGTGACCAACTCTGAGCGCAGGATCTCCCGCCAAAGAGGGGTTTTAGCCCCACCCGGTGAAGCCAAACACGATTGGCAAATTATTATCGATGTGGCCCATGCACTTGGGTTTGGTGAGCATTTTAATTACCTACACCCTGTGGATATTTTTCAAGAGCACGCTCGATTGAGTGGTCATCACAATAATGGTAAACGATGTTTTGACATATCGGGCATGGCGGATATAAGCCAAAAAAAATATGATCAATTGAAACCGATACAATGGCCGGTTAACCAAGCAAGTCCTACAGGGACTAAGCGCTTATTCACCAACAATTCATTCTATACAAGTAATCACAAAGCGCGATTTATTGCGATTAAAGACAAGCTACCTGAACTGCAGCCAAACCATGAATACCCTTTTATGCTTAATTCTGGGCGACTGCGGGACCAATGGCACTCAATGACCCGAACCGGTAAATCAACGGCTTTACTGGCCCATGCTGACCAAGCTAAGTTACAGATCAGTCAAAAGGATGCTCTGGAGCTAAAGCTGAGTAATGATCAGTTAGTGGCGGTGTGCTCTGAAATTAATCTTGAAAAACCGGTAGTTTTGCCTATCCAGATCGTCACTGGCCTAGGTGAAAATCAATTATTTGTGCCTATCCACTGGGGCGAGACATGGGGATCATCCTGTAGTGTAAGTCGTTTATTTGGTGATACGGTCGACCCGATTTCCGGTCAACCTGAACTAAAATATAGCCGGGTAAATTTGCTTAACGTGACAATAACTGAATATTGCGAATTGATTAGTATGAATCCTATTGATTCTGCAAAATTGCAGGAGTATGACTACTGGTCGGTCAAAAACGTGGATGATTTGTTTTGCTATTCAATTTGCCTATTTAATGGCGAGTTTGATCTGACTGCACTGCAAGCTTTAACCGATGACGAACACAGATGGTTGACATTCAATCAGGACGACATGCGCAGCGCGATAGGGTGGCAGCAACAGCAGATTAGTGCAGCCCTGTATGTATCAAAAGCAGCAATTAATATTGTGCATGCCGCCTATAGCAATATATTTAAAAACCCCCAGAAAGAACTACTCGAAGTCGCTGACATTTTGCGTAACAACATGGATGCATCAACGGTTACAGGAAATAAGATTTGTAGTTGCTTTGACGTTACTCAGGGGCAAATATGCGAGGCCATACAGTCAGGGCTCAATAGTGTTGAACAACTGGGCAAACATTTAAAATGCGGTACTAATTGTGGTTCTTGCAAGCCCGAATTGAAACAATTAATTGAATTGTACTCAATCCAAGCTACTGAATGTGCAGCGACTAATGAAGAATTAGAAGTGCTCCATATTGAACCTAGCCGGATAGCAATAAAGGAGATCAAATAA
- the cobA gene encoding uroporphyrinogen-III C-methyltransferase produces the protein MFYAYTQVHSNIFLTKLFRVIKSALFAKDYNNNINTTGTADTNAFTSPEQGKVSLVGAGPGDAELLTLKAYNALQKADVVLIDWLVNPDILEMIPANVEQIFVGKKCGQHSMSQHSICQLMVNLAKQGKNLVRLKGGDPAIFARSAEECEALTNHHIEFTIIPGITAASGASAYAGIPLTHRDCAQSVRFVTAHLKQLDETKYWPQLQCLNSNETLVIYMGLNKLADLTQHLLNLNMPANMPAAVVDQATLSAQQICIGELANIAELVAEQAFAGPAIIIIGDVVSKRVKVNKKFDDIMALTA, from the coding sequence ATGTTTTATGCATACACCCAAGTGCACTCTAATATATTTCTAACTAAGCTGTTTCGCGTGATAAAATCTGCTTTATTTGCAAAGGATTATAACAATAATATAAATACAACGGGTACCGCTGATACTAACGCTTTCACATCGCCTGAACAGGGCAAGGTCAGTCTAGTAGGAGCGGGACCAGGTGATGCAGAACTCCTAACCTTAAAAGCCTATAACGCTCTGCAAAAGGCAGATGTCGTGCTTATCGATTGGTTGGTTAATCCAGACATATTGGAGATGATCCCTGCAAATGTAGAACAAATATTTGTTGGCAAGAAGTGTGGGCAGCATTCTATGTCTCAGCACAGTATTTGTCAGTTAATGGTTAACCTTGCCAAGCAAGGGAAGAATTTAGTGCGCCTAAAAGGCGGAGACCCAGCTATTTTTGCTCGCAGTGCTGAAGAGTGCGAAGCATTAACTAACCACCATATCGAATTTACAATAATACCTGGTATCACGGCAGCGTCTGGTGCTTCGGCTTATGCAGGGATCCCACTGACGCACAGAGATTGTGCTCAATCGGTACGTTTTGTCACGGCGCATTTGAAGCAATTGGATGAAACGAAATACTGGCCGCAACTACAGTGTTTGAATAGCAATGAGACTTTGGTGATCTACATGGGCCTGAACAAATTAGCGGATCTGACTCAACATTTATTGAACTTAAATATGCCAGCAAATATGCCTGCTGCCGTTGTGGACCAAGCGACTTTATCTGCCCAACAAATATGTATCGGTGAACTCGCTAATATAGCTGAGTTGGTCGCCGAGCAAGCTTTTGCTGGTCCGGCAATCATCATTATCGGAGATGTGGTAAGTAAAAGGGTTAAGGTGAATAAAAAATTCGATGATATAATGGCCTTAACTGCTTAA
- a CDS encoding glycosyl transferase family protein, giving the protein MTHQSVKFKDYIKAIGRGQRAGTTLSQQDAYQAMKLILENKVTPEQKGAFLMLLRVREETPEELAGFTQAVREHNNPLYNQLNIDLDMGCYAGKRRQLPWFLLSVLVLAQQGKRLFLHGTHEPDSNRVYLADVLPKLGLPIAKSVEQAQSQLNQFGFTYSNLVELNPKLEELIQLRSQFGLRSCANTLARMLNPSASPASLQGVFHRHVDLKHQKSAALLAREDVLCFRGEGGELEYNPERAVTLFISRKNQQGQQIEVPAAQETWQTKPKVLDPTELIDVWSGVVKHAYAVNAIVGTLAIMLVLLENLPWQLADEKARVLWQKRDKTWPFQLSHNTDAVEQKYQTTGKHYSH; this is encoded by the coding sequence ATGACGCACCAATCTGTAAAATTTAAAGACTATATTAAAGCCATTGGCCGTGGGCAACGAGCCGGAACGACATTGTCTCAGCAAGATGCTTATCAGGCGATGAAGCTTATTCTGGAAAATAAGGTCACTCCAGAACAAAAAGGTGCTTTCCTTATGCTTTTGCGGGTTAGGGAAGAAACCCCTGAAGAATTGGCAGGTTTTACCCAAGCGGTTCGAGAACATAATAACCCTCTTTACAATCAACTCAATATAGATCTAGATATGGGCTGTTACGCTGGCAAGCGTCGTCAATTACCCTGGTTTTTATTATCGGTTTTAGTCCTTGCGCAGCAAGGCAAGCGTTTATTTTTGCATGGTACCCACGAGCCTGATTCAAACCGTGTTTATTTAGCCGATGTTTTACCCAAACTGGGTTTGCCCATCGCTAAAAGTGTCGAACAAGCACAATCTCAGTTAAATCAGTTCGGCTTTACCTACAGCAATTTGGTTGAACTCAATCCAAAATTAGAAGAGCTAATTCAATTGCGCAGTCAATTTGGGCTGCGTTCTTGCGCCAACACCTTAGCAAGAATGTTAAATCCTAGTGCATCACCAGCTAGTCTGCAGGGGGTGTTTCATCGCCATGTCGATCTTAAACATCAAAAGTCTGCTGCATTATTAGCAAGGGAAGATGTACTGTGTTTTAGGGGAGAAGGCGGGGAGCTAGAATATAATCCTGAGCGTGCAGTTACTCTTTTTATAAGCCGGAAGAACCAGCAAGGGCAACAAATTGAAGTTCCAGCCGCTCAAGAAACTTGGCAGACCAAGCCAAAGGTTTTAGATCCCACCGAGCTCATCGACGTGTGGAGCGGCGTCGTTAAACATGCCTATGCAGTCAACGCAATTGTAGGGACCTTGGCAATTATGCTGGTATTGCTTGAAAATTTACCTTGGCAACTGGCGGATGAAAAGGCCCGCGTGCTGTGGCAAAAACGTGATAAAACTTGGCCGTTTCAACTAAGTCATAATACAGATGCTGTAGAGCAAAAATATCAAACAACCGGTAAGCATTATAGCCATTAA
- a CDS encoding DUF2986 domain-containing protein, with protein MNRKKKLYQIHQKRLKAAKAKGNAKNKVGYISKAERAKIEEAKDSEEVSVEQE; from the coding sequence ATGAATAGAAAAAAGAAATTATATCAAATACACCAGAAACGGCTGAAAGCCGCCAAGGCTAAAGGCAATGCCAAAAACAAGGTTGGCTATATTTCCAAGGCGGAACGGGCAAAAATTGAAGAAGCGAAAGATTCAGAAGAAGTTTCCGTAGAACAAGAATAG